Proteins encoded together in one Bacteroides ovatus window:
- a CDS encoding fimbrial protein has translation MNMRYKGYIWWAWLLLVLFSCTESEQAIEPVNPGEVRMSMNISTRATSDPEVLNANETRISRLRIYVFDGTSLDKMYYWQGLTATDGTYTTPVFTVKAATGKTLYAIVNEPVDTNTRAILESVDHPDDLVDVQYQMADYLTTKTNVNVVEYTKDYCLPMYGELAGVDAAEGTTQTVNMRVDRAVARVDVYMRKEAGNWEEVQIPAMLVVTGVSKTGFISPEKTGNYASSVINMLLRKTVGEIPEETSPKDKGVLAYSFYIPEMECKDSKLQIGIDEYDMIELGGDANNSGGAPLEKLERNHVYQLLCRFMQKTVSLDIDLTVCPWIALEPQVEEVKDIQITNCYVVPPGGRVHIPTDGVYKAWAQMDEFERTPIPEGEVTAEVLWQDGIGVMTERSVKVMNAEKRDKAYIVVETGNKAGNAVVAMKVNGEIYWSWHIWCTDYNPNLKEGQQELNGFVWMDRNLGATYNKYNEEGGIKSKGFLYQWGRKDLFPPTKGWEKTESDEDLYNLAGEIITFSKVPVEVFNNIPNSVHNSMSFYTSEESWYTNAKGTYRRNDLSLWNSKVGKKTIFDPCPDGWRVPVGKDGEYESPWEQAKKNVTPLVRYKGFSLKGIYYPAAGYRELLTGNMPNNSFLDNALYWAGNIPSLYRQPSIMRYTLIDSTGYSFSISVAWDAYGGSVRCVKE, from the coding sequence ATGAATATGAGATATAAAGGTTATATATGGTGGGCATGGTTGCTGTTGGTCTTGTTTTCCTGTACGGAAAGCGAACAGGCAATTGAACCGGTGAATCCCGGGGAAGTGCGGATGAGCATGAATATCAGTACGCGTGCCACGAGTGACCCGGAAGTGCTGAACGCGAACGAAACCCGCATCAGCCGCCTTCGCATCTATGTCTTTGACGGCACGTCACTGGATAAGATGTATTACTGGCAAGGGCTAACCGCTACTGACGGTACTTATACTACTCCGGTTTTTACGGTGAAAGCCGCTACCGGGAAAACATTATATGCCATTGTAAACGAACCTGTTGATACGAATACCCGTGCTATATTGGAGTCTGTAGACCATCCCGACGACCTGGTGGACGTGCAGTATCAAATGGCGGATTACTTGACAACTAAGACCAATGTAAATGTAGTGGAATATACTAAAGATTACTGCCTGCCCATGTATGGAGAACTGGCAGGAGTGGATGCGGCGGAAGGGACGACACAGACAGTCAACATGCGTGTAGACCGTGCGGTGGCACGTGTGGATGTCTATATGCGTAAAGAAGCGGGAAACTGGGAGGAAGTTCAGATACCTGCGATGTTGGTTGTGACGGGAGTTTCCAAAACCGGGTTCATTTCTCCCGAGAAGACTGGTAATTATGCATCTTCCGTAATCAATATGCTGTTGAGAAAGACAGTCGGAGAAATTCCTGAAGAAACTTCCCCGAAAGACAAAGGCGTATTGGCTTACTCTTTTTATATTCCGGAAATGGAATGCAAAGACAGTAAATTGCAAATAGGTATCGACGAATACGATATGATAGAGTTAGGTGGAGACGCGAATAATTCAGGTGGAGCGCCTTTGGAAAAGCTGGAGCGTAATCATGTCTATCAATTACTGTGCCGGTTCATGCAAAAAACAGTCTCTTTGGATATAGACTTGACGGTGTGTCCGTGGATAGCGTTAGAACCCCAGGTGGAAGAAGTGAAGGATATACAAATAACGAACTGTTATGTTGTACCGCCCGGCGGAAGAGTACATATACCTACAGACGGGGTGTACAAGGCATGGGCACAAATGGATGAATTTGAACGTACGCCTATTCCCGAAGGTGAAGTTACGGCCGAAGTGCTTTGGCAGGACGGAATAGGAGTAATGACGGAGCGTAGTGTGAAAGTGATGAACGCGGAAAAGCGTGACAAGGCTTATATCGTTGTAGAGACAGGGAATAAGGCGGGAAATGCAGTAGTTGCAATGAAAGTGAATGGAGAAATTTATTGGAGTTGGCATATTTGGTGTACGGACTATAACCCGAACCTGAAAGAGGGACAACAGGAACTTAATGGGTTTGTCTGGATGGATAGGAATTTAGGAGCGACATACAATAAATATAATGAAGAGGGGGGGATTAAGTCCAAAGGCTTTTTGTACCAGTGGGGACGGAAAGACTTGTTTCCGCCTACAAAGGGTTGGGAGAAAACGGAATCTGATGAAGACTTGTACAATCTTGCTGGTGAAATTATAACTTTCTCAAAAGTTCCAGTGGAAGTCTTTAATAATATACCTAATTCAGTACATAACTCTATGAGTTTTTATACGAGTGAAGAAAGCTGGTATACGAATGCAAAGGGAACATATAGAAGAAATGATTTGAGCTTATGGAATAGCAAAGTAGGAAAGAAAACGATTTTTGACCCCTGCCCGGATGGTTGGAGGGTGCCTGTTGGTAAAGATGGGGAGTATGAATCTCCATGGGAACAGGCTAAAAAAAATGTTACGCCTTTGGTGCGTTATAAAGGATTTTCTCTCAAGGGTATTTATTATCCTGCAGCAGGTTATCGTGAACTATTAACAGGGAATATGCCAAATAATTCTTTCTTGGATAATGCATTATATTGGGCGGGGAATATTCCGTCTTTATATAGACAGCCTAGTATAATGCGTTATACATTAATAGATTCTACAGGTTATTCCTTTTCTATAAGTGTTGCGTGGGATGCTTATGGCGGTTCTGTACGATGTGTGAAAGAATAA